One genomic window of Dunckerocampus dactyliophorus isolate RoL2022-P2 chromosome 7, RoL_Ddac_1.1, whole genome shotgun sequence includes the following:
- the cdca3 gene encoding cell division cycle-associated protein 3 isoform X2, translating into MGSSESKMTVCAAPKPEASIKNAQVAHLVDPRSPSLAIDRTPIQVGGLMVTNEECPLGTSDPRSPTVGITRTPVREVMRAKVGSFTRRLGMLFHMEAEGKVPQHGSSNTVQEEKEVNKSQEMDSTKPLLSPPRPRTFGSLAAHANLLATPIHSMSASSPFVLLEEPQVEVEIEADVSLEEAEEARESPLHKRLSMSLITYHEGATAAQVFAEVHRESPASSHHVAESVTQGVDHLYALPTVTLDNSPDCVTSGEPSEESSVALSLEPPQQPPVGVHRLTFDPKSPSQLVFKPQWLGKGFGATGLRARAVQGRKGGSSPLAVSVSVKNINKENKGHSGKQKQKGTEGRSPLQILNETNSPRGRPQMKQKVSSTPEKPRPAQMDRRVLALSLDKENR; encoded by the exons ATGGGATCCAGTGAAAGCAAGATGACTGTGTGCGCTGCACCCAAACCTGAAGCATCCATCAAGAACGCCCAGGTCGCCCATCTGGTGGATCCACGTTCTCCATCGTTGGCCATTGATCGCACTCCTATTCag GTTGGTGGGCTCATGGTGACAAATGAAGAGTGTCCTTTAGGGACGAGTGACCCTCGCTCTCCCACTGTGGGCATTACTCGCACGCCCGTGAGAGAGGTCATGAGAG CCAAGGTGGGCTCCTTCACTCGTCGCCTGGGCATGCTCTTCCACATGGAGGCTGAAGGCAAAGTGCCCCAACATGGATCCAGCAACACTGTCCAGGAGGAGAAGGAAGTCAACAAGAGCCAGGAGATGGATTCCACCAAGCCCCTCCTCAGTCCGCCAAGACCACGCACCTTTGGCTCCTTGGCAGCGCACGCTAACCTCCTGGCCACGCCAATCCACAGTATGAGCGCCTCCAGCCCCTTTGTGCTGCTGGAGGAGCCCCAAGTGGAGGTGGAGATCGAAGCCGACGTCAGcctggaggaggcggaggaagCCCGGGAGTCTCCGCTGCACAAGAGGCTCAGCATGAGTCTCATCACCTACCACGAGGGCGCCACTGCCGCCCAGGTCTTTGCCGAGGTGCACCGCGAGAGCCCCGCCTCGTCGCATCACGTGGCTGAGTCTGTCACTCAGGGGGTGGACCACCTCTACGCCCTCCCTACTGTCACACTCGACAACTCCCCAGACTGCGTAACTTCTGGAGAACCTTCTGAGGAATCTTCAGTGGCGCTGAGCCTCGAGCCCCCGCAGCAGCCTCCTGTGGGTGTCCACCGGCTCACCTTTGACCCCAAGAGCCCAAGTCAGTTGGTGTTCAAACCTCAGTGGCTGGGCAAAGGGTTCGGGGCCACGGGGTTGAGAGCCAGAGCGGTGCAAGGCAGGAAAGGAGGGTCCTCTCCTCTCGCTGTGTCTGTCTCCGTGAAGAACATCAACAAAGAAAACAAGGGACACTCgggaaaacaaaagcagaaag GTACAGAAGGTCGCTCCCCACTGCAGATCCTTAATGAGACCAACTCTCCACGAGGGCGTCCACAG ATGAAGCAGAAGGTTTCTTCCACTCCAGAGAAGCCGCGACCTGCACAGATGGACCGCAGAGTTCTGGCCTTGTCTCTGGACAAAGAGAATCGATGA
- the cdca3 gene encoding cell division cycle-associated protein 3 isoform X1: MGSSESKMTVCAAPKPEASIKNAQVAHLVDPRSPSLAIDRTPIQVGGLMVTNEECPLGTSDPRSPTVGITRTPVREVMRAKVGSFTRRLGMLFHMEAEGKVPQHGSSNTVQEEKEVNKSQEMDSTKPLLSPPRPRTFGSLAAHANLLATPIHSMSASSPFVLLEEPQVEVEIEADVSLEEAEEARESPLHKRLSMSLITYHEGATAAQVFAEVHRESPASSHHVAESVTQGVDHLYALPTVTLDNSPDCVTSGEPSEESSVALSLEPPQQPPVGVHRLTFDPKSPSQLVFKPQWLGKGFGATGLRARAVQGRKGGSSPLAVSVSVKNINKENKGHSGKQKQKGTEGRSPLQILNETNSPRGRPQVKHTLSPIQKQCYCTLQKQIQTNSIVFPQNILPS, encoded by the exons ATGGGATCCAGTGAAAGCAAGATGACTGTGTGCGCTGCACCCAAACCTGAAGCATCCATCAAGAACGCCCAGGTCGCCCATCTGGTGGATCCACGTTCTCCATCGTTGGCCATTGATCGCACTCCTATTCag GTTGGTGGGCTCATGGTGACAAATGAAGAGTGTCCTTTAGGGACGAGTGACCCTCGCTCTCCCACTGTGGGCATTACTCGCACGCCCGTGAGAGAGGTCATGAGAG CCAAGGTGGGCTCCTTCACTCGTCGCCTGGGCATGCTCTTCCACATGGAGGCTGAAGGCAAAGTGCCCCAACATGGATCCAGCAACACTGTCCAGGAGGAGAAGGAAGTCAACAAGAGCCAGGAGATGGATTCCACCAAGCCCCTCCTCAGTCCGCCAAGACCACGCACCTTTGGCTCCTTGGCAGCGCACGCTAACCTCCTGGCCACGCCAATCCACAGTATGAGCGCCTCCAGCCCCTTTGTGCTGCTGGAGGAGCCCCAAGTGGAGGTGGAGATCGAAGCCGACGTCAGcctggaggaggcggaggaagCCCGGGAGTCTCCGCTGCACAAGAGGCTCAGCATGAGTCTCATCACCTACCACGAGGGCGCCACTGCCGCCCAGGTCTTTGCCGAGGTGCACCGCGAGAGCCCCGCCTCGTCGCATCACGTGGCTGAGTCTGTCACTCAGGGGGTGGACCACCTCTACGCCCTCCCTACTGTCACACTCGACAACTCCCCAGACTGCGTAACTTCTGGAGAACCTTCTGAGGAATCTTCAGTGGCGCTGAGCCTCGAGCCCCCGCAGCAGCCTCCTGTGGGTGTCCACCGGCTCACCTTTGACCCCAAGAGCCCAAGTCAGTTGGTGTTCAAACCTCAGTGGCTGGGCAAAGGGTTCGGGGCCACGGGGTTGAGAGCCAGAGCGGTGCAAGGCAGGAAAGGAGGGTCCTCTCCTCTCGCTGTGTCTGTCTCCGTGAAGAACATCAACAAAGAAAACAAGGGACACTCgggaaaacaaaagcagaaag GTACAGAAGGTCGCTCCCCACTGCAGATCCTTAATGAGACCAACTCTCCACGAGGGCGTCCACAGGTAAAGCACACTTTGTCTCCCATTCAAAAACAATGTTATTGTACACTTCAGAAACAAATCCAAACTAACTCAATTGTGTTCCCACAGAACATATTGCCCTCTTAA
- the cdca3 gene encoding cell division cycle-associated protein 3 isoform X3 — translation MVTNEECPLGTSDPRSPTVGITRTPVREVMRAKVGSFTRRLGMLFHMEAEGKVPQHGSSNTVQEEKEVNKSQEMDSTKPLLSPPRPRTFGSLAAHANLLATPIHSMSASSPFVLLEEPQVEVEIEADVSLEEAEEARESPLHKRLSMSLITYHEGATAAQVFAEVHRESPASSHHVAESVTQGVDHLYALPTVTLDNSPDCVTSGEPSEESSVALSLEPPQQPPVGVHRLTFDPKSPSQLVFKPQWLGKGFGATGLRARAVQGRKGGSSPLAVSVSVKNINKENKGHSGKQKQKGTEGRSPLQILNETNSPRGRPQVKHTLSPIQKQCYCTLQKQIQTNSIVFPQNILPS, via the exons ATGGTGACAAATGAAGAGTGTCCTTTAGGGACGAGTGACCCTCGCTCTCCCACTGTGGGCATTACTCGCACGCCCGTGAGAGAGGTCATGAGAG CCAAGGTGGGCTCCTTCACTCGTCGCCTGGGCATGCTCTTCCACATGGAGGCTGAAGGCAAAGTGCCCCAACATGGATCCAGCAACACTGTCCAGGAGGAGAAGGAAGTCAACAAGAGCCAGGAGATGGATTCCACCAAGCCCCTCCTCAGTCCGCCAAGACCACGCACCTTTGGCTCCTTGGCAGCGCACGCTAACCTCCTGGCCACGCCAATCCACAGTATGAGCGCCTCCAGCCCCTTTGTGCTGCTGGAGGAGCCCCAAGTGGAGGTGGAGATCGAAGCCGACGTCAGcctggaggaggcggaggaagCCCGGGAGTCTCCGCTGCACAAGAGGCTCAGCATGAGTCTCATCACCTACCACGAGGGCGCCACTGCCGCCCAGGTCTTTGCCGAGGTGCACCGCGAGAGCCCCGCCTCGTCGCATCACGTGGCTGAGTCTGTCACTCAGGGGGTGGACCACCTCTACGCCCTCCCTACTGTCACACTCGACAACTCCCCAGACTGCGTAACTTCTGGAGAACCTTCTGAGGAATCTTCAGTGGCGCTGAGCCTCGAGCCCCCGCAGCAGCCTCCTGTGGGTGTCCACCGGCTCACCTTTGACCCCAAGAGCCCAAGTCAGTTGGTGTTCAAACCTCAGTGGCTGGGCAAAGGGTTCGGGGCCACGGGGTTGAGAGCCAGAGCGGTGCAAGGCAGGAAAGGAGGGTCCTCTCCTCTCGCTGTGTCTGTCTCCGTGAAGAACATCAACAAAGAAAACAAGGGACACTCgggaaaacaaaagcagaaag GTACAGAAGGTCGCTCCCCACTGCAGATCCTTAATGAGACCAACTCTCCACGAGGGCGTCCACAGGTAAAGCACACTTTGTCTCCCATTCAAAAACAATGTTATTGTACACTTCAGAAACAAATCCAAACTAACTCAATTGTGTTCCCACAGAACATATTGCCCTCTTAA